A region of Ornithorhynchus anatinus isolate Pmale09 chromosome 5, mOrnAna1.pri.v4, whole genome shotgun sequence DNA encodes the following proteins:
- the CSK gene encoding tyrosine-protein kinase CSK translates to MSAVQAVWPSGTECIAKYNFHGTAEQDLPFCKGDVLTIVAVTKDPNWYKAKNNVGREGIIPANYVQKREGVKAGTKLSLMPWFHGKITREQAERLLYPPETGLFLVRESTNYPGDYTLCVSCEGKVEHYRIIYNASKLSIDEEVYFENLMQLVEHYTTDADGLCTRLIKPKLMEGTVAAQDEFSRSGWALNMKDLKLLQTIGKGEFGDVMLGDYRGKKVAVKCIKNDATAQAFLAEASVMTQLRHSNLVQLLGVIVEEKGGLYIVTEYMAKGSLVDYLRSRGRSVLGGDCLLKFSLDVCEAMEYLEDNNFVHRDLAARNVLVSEDNVAKVSDFGLTKEASSTQDTGKLPVKWTAPEALREKKFSTKSDVWSFGILLWEIYSFGRVPYPRIPLKDVVPRVEKGYKMDAPDGCPPAVYDVMKNCWQLDTTMRPSFLQLREQLEHIKAHELHL, encoded by the exons ATGTCAGCAGTACAG GCCGTGTGGCCATCCGGTACAGAATGTATTGCCAAGTACAATTTCCATGGCACAGCAGAGCAAGACCTGCCCTTCTGCAAGGGTGACGTTCTCACCATCGTTGCCGTCACCAAG GATCCTAACTGGTACAAAGCCAAAAATAACGTGGGCCGTGAAGGTATCATCCCTGCCAACTACGTCCAGAAGCGGGAAGGAGTGAAAGCGGGCACCAAACTGAGCCTTATGCC ctggTTCCATGGGAAAATCACACGGGAGCAGGCAGAGCGGCTGCTGTACCCGCCCGAGACGGGGCTGTTCCTGGTGCGGGAGAGCACCAACTACCCAGGGGACTACACGCTGTGCGTCAGCTGCGAGGGCAAGGTGGAGCACTACCGCATCATTTACAATGCCAGCAAACTGAGCATCGACGAGGAGGTCTACTTTGAGAACCTCATGCAGCTGGTGGAG CACTACACCACAGATGCGGACGGCCTCTGCACCCGCCTCATCAAGCCAAAGCTCATGGAGGGCACCGTAGCGGCACAGGACGAGTTCTCCCGGA GTGGCTGGGCCCTCAACATGAAAGACTTGAAGCTGCTGCAGACCATTGGGAAGGGGGAGTTTGGAG ATGTGATGCTGGGGGACTACCGGGGAAAGAAAGTCGCCGTCAAGTGCATTAAGAACGACGCCACCGCCCAGGCTTTCCTGGCTGAGGCTTCCGTCATGAC GCAGCTCCGACACAGCAACCTGGTGCAGCTGTTGGGCGTGATCGTGGAGGAGAAGGGCGGTCTCTACATTGTCACTGAGTACATGGCGAAG GGCAGCCTCGTGGATTACCTCCGTTCCCGGGGCAGATCGGTGCTGGGTGGAGACTGTCTTCTCAAGTTCTCCCT AGACGTCTGCGAGGCCATGGAGTACCTGGAGGACAACAACTTTGTTCACCGAGACTTGGCAGCCCGCAACGTGCTGGTATCTGAAGACAACGTCGCCAAAGTCAGTGACTTTGGGCTCACCAAGGAGGCATCCAGCACCCAGGACACTGGCAAGCTGCCGGTCAAATGGACGGCCCCTGAAGCCCTGAGAGAGAAG AAATTCTCCACCAAGTCAGATGTGTGGAGCTTCGGGATCCTCCTGTGGGAAATCTATTCCTTCGGACGAGTGCCTTATCCAAGGATC cctctaaAGGATGTGGTCCCCCGTGTGGAGAAGGGCTACAAAATGGATGCCCCGGACGGCTGTCCCCCGGCCGTGTACGACGTTATGAAGAACTGCTGGCAGCTGGACACAACTATGAGGCCCTCCTTCCTGCAGCTGCGGGAACAGCTAGAACATATCAAAGCTCATGAGCTCCACCTGTGa